The Capsicum annuum cultivar UCD-10X-F1 chromosome 3, UCD10Xv1.1, whole genome shotgun sequence genomic sequence ATGGTCTAGCATTTGCAATAACTTACGAAATCTAAGACCATGGTCTAACGTTTTCTCACAAGTTTTTAGTTTGCTCAAAAGCGATCTTCAGATCGCAAGCTAAAAGATCCATAAGTTGCAATAGAAATtttttggcataatacataaatatgaccctaaacttgacaccaaattataatattgaccttaaattttgatagtgcacaagtaggccctttaGCTATACAAAACCTGAACAAAAAGACACTCCAATTTTGCAACTACACGCGTGTACCTCATTTGCTCTGACGTGGATTACTAATCCACTCATATGGTGCCACCTAATTAAAAAAACACACTATaagtatgacctttaactttgtgGGTGCACAAATAGGCCCTTAAACTATACAAAAGCTGAGCCAAAAGACCCTTCAATTCCAACTCGGACGCGCGCCGTTTTGCATGTacaacacgcgttttgccacataGGATCGGGGCgtttatttgttcaggttttgaatagttaaagatcctatttgtgcactgtcaaagtttaaggtcaatgttataatttggtgtcaagtttaggatcatatttatgtattttttttctttttgacttgCACCGGGTATCGAGACTCTTCGAGTCCCGACTAATCCCGGGAAGTTAAAAATCTGAAATCAAGAAAAAGGACCATTCGGGATAAGGAGTCACTGAAATGTAGAGTTTTAAAACTTTATATAATAGGCAATGCAACATCATGGGACCAAAGGCACCATACTTTATTCTTGTATGAGATTTTTAGCCATTCATATCCAAATATCAGAAGTGCAGTCACCACCAGGATACCTCATTTCATGAGCCAAGGATGGACCATCAGGTTCTGCTCCGAAATCAACGAAAAAGTTCGGGTTGACAGCAAGGCCACCTTTCTCTGTGTCGACGTCAATTTGTAACATGTGACCTCCTTTCTCTATTAACTCGGGGTAGAATTGACGGTCCCATGTACTGAAAAGTGAGTTTGTAGCGTACAAACGTTTCCCATCTAGACTCAGTTGTATCATCTGAGGTCCCCCTCTCAATTGATGTCCCTGGAAGTAGTAAGAAAGGTCATTTATATCACATTGTGCACGTGCATCTACAACAACATTCGGGACAAAGGGGTAGACGTAAACTATCTTAACAATATCAACAAGTTGCTGCAGCATTATAGATGTTATTGAGACATCATTTTCAATTCTAATTACCTGGATTTCTGGGACATCGACTTGGTATGTTGAACCATCTTCAGCCTCAGCGAGTACAGCGTTCCCTTTTTGAAACACGCCTCCAACAAACACTTGGCCAGTCAGCTTAGGATTGGCAGGGTCCTCGATGTTGTACTGTCTGATGTCACCGTGTAGCCAGTTTGCCAGGTATAGAAAACGATCGTCAAGAGAGATCAGAAAATCGGTAATAAGACCAGGCATTTCAGGAAGAATCCAGTTCTGCACTTTCACTGGTTTAACTGAGATAGCTACCTGCATTGGTTCGGCATTCCGCTTGGTGATCGATACTTCTAACAACTAATTGAAAGGTCCAAGAAAGCGAAAGTGATTACTGACCTCATGTCCCCAAGAGCCATCTGGATTCTTGAAAAAACGCACCATGTTACTGGTCAAAGCACATCCCACATACCCAATTGCTTCAGCTGGATTATGCAAGAACCTTACCTATAGATGACAACGAAAATGAATATATTAATGTATTCATCAGGATAGATTAATCACGGCGTGAAGTTGCAAAGGGAGAAGAGGGGAGTTTCATTGCCTCTAGAGGAAGGAGCCCGGTGTTCCCAAGATCCAGCGTCTGTTTTATTTCACCACCAGGCCATGTGTAGACATGCAAATGCTGACCATAAAGCCCATTAGTAACATGCTCGAGGTTGAAACCTTTGGTGAAAGCAGATGGAGCTCCCCAGGTGGAACTGATCATGGTGTTATGTCGAGGCTGGTACCAAAAGTCGTAACCAAAGAAGGGACTATGCCCTGGCTTCTCCCAcctaaaatataataaagtagTCAAAATACGTCTTGGCTTAGACATTGAGCATAGCGTAGTTTCACTAAAACCACATAACTTCAGTTTTCCTTAATAAACCGTCAAGAGGACCGGAACTAGAAATTAGGATAGAATAGCAAACAGTCCTTGGACTTTCCCAatcacaacaaaaacaacaacataaccagtgtAGTCGCAAAGTGGGGTCTAGGATGGGGAGTGTGTATGTCGAAGCCCTTGGCTCAAGATAAAAACAGCCCAAAGAAGCCCAGAGAAAGAAGTAATgggaagtacaagaaacaacagaTAGCAACTGAACAGAATCTGAAACAAATACAATAATCGCGGTACAAGGAATCAACAGAGGACCTGCCCAATCACATGCACGTTAACATAAAAGATGAAAGTTTGTTATCTATCTCAATATTCCAATTCATTTCTTTTGCTAAATCGATTTTCATTTATACTCATCCCCTCAGATGCAAGGATTCTGTAATTTTCTTGTTCTTAACTACTAGGTTGGTTTTTAATAATAACCATACGCGAGAGACACCAAGGCAATTGGATACAAACAAAACTAGCAGAGAAAATTACGACTCGAGAGTACAACAATACAGTACCTTCCTTTCACGTTAAAGTCTGAATCAAGAAGAAGAAATCCATTCCCCTCGGCATTTCCATCTTTATCTCCGAGACATGACACCATTATCTCCCCAGAAGCAAGGCAGTGAGCAGTGTGAGGGAATGCTAATCCCGTCTTCTGAATGACATCATCTGGCTGAACAACTTTATACAAACTGGGAGCTCTCGGATCCTTTTGTGTATCAACTGCATAAATGCGTCCTGATCTGCAATAGTTAAATTTATTGAAAATCTAAGTTGCCTACTTGCATATAGTCATCAAGATGCACTTGTTTTTTCTCATGAACATTATAAGGGAGTAGATATAATTCTTACATTAGTGAAGGCAGGACGAGATATCGTCGAGCAGCTGATGGATCTTCATAACAAGAACTGCAAGAATTCCATCCAGAGTGATGTAGTTCATCGCCCTCATAAGGCATTGGCAGCCTATGGATTACTTTCGAATAAGATGGTGAATTAGGATCAACATCTACGGTAGCCAAGTAGTCAGGTTTTCCCCTTCCTGTTCCTGTAGAAATGAACCATATTCAGAGGCAGATTAAAGATTTAAACTCTATTAGTTCATCCTGTTAGAGTTTTACCATTGAACTCATCGGttaaaatctaatatttattcaaatattagTGCTTTTTCACAATGAATTTCCATAGCAAATACTTGATCAGCAAAAGTACAGATAAAGATTTCAATTTTCAACAAATCTATACAAAAAGAACCATACTTGATCAGCTAAAGCAGAGATAAAGATTTcatttttcaactagttttataTCAAACATACAACAGACAACTTCACTTTTATGAACTAATTCAGTGAGGGGAAGCGCACTTCGAGCGAATTCAGATAAGTCGAACTCCAATACAGTTACTGAACACCAAATGGGAAACCAAAAACATATATGAACATTCCAGATTAATATTTGGCCACAAAAGACAGAATTTTTATAGCAATCTAGATTTTACAATGAATTTCCATACCATCTCCTCCTCTCACAACCCCCACCcccaacaaaagaagaagaaaacccAAGAAAGAACCATACTTGATCAGCAAAAGCAGAGATAAAGATTTcatttttcaactagttttactACAAGCATACAACAGACAGAGAGAAAAAGAACATCCAACAGCACTCATGATTAGGGAGttctcctccccccccccccccttcccaaACCAAAATCTGGGCTTTATACAGCACAAATTCAGATTAGTCGACTCCAATACAGATATTGAACATCACATGATGGCAAACCAAAAAGATAAACACGTCCAAGATTTCCATTTGGCCCATAAAGACAGAATTTTTATAGCAATCCATAATTGTACACAGTGAACTTCCCTTGACAAACATAAAACAGACAAATAAAAAAAcctcaatttcaagaaaatcataaaatgaaAACAGAAAAAAATTACCAGCATAAATGCAGGTGAcataaattaaagattctttagGACCAGACATAGCAGCAAGTGGAGAAGCATAACCAGGTCCTTTTTTGCAACACCCATTAACTCCCACCTCCATATCTGTTGCCATTTTCTCACCAAAAAACAGAAAAATTCAGACCAGAAATAGGCAAAATGGTGCTAAAAGGGCTTAGAAAAAGAATAACCTTTATCAGTTTTTGGATGCTGAAAACAACAAAGCTATATATAGGTAAACAAAAGTATGTGGTGAATTGTCAGATTTTTGGGACTTTATGTTTAAGGCCTTATGTCATGCAGCAGTTTGTTTTGTCTGTATGTAGACAGGATAATATTCCATGTACATACTCCCTTTGTTTCCAAAATttaatgtttatatattttttattttaatccgtttaaaaaataTTCGGACGAGATAAGGGTCAAATATATCTCCtctattttaattaattgattatatttatccTTAGTTAAATTATAGAGTCAAATATACCTTTACTGTTACTAAAGTTATCAAACATTCCCtttattttaacatttttctACCTTAATAAGTTAAGAGCCATGTGGCGTAATATTTTGATGAGATGGCTGCCACCTCAGCATtcgatttttctttatttttttattttaaatttttttcatcaacttttattaatgttattaatttaaaaaatattaaaataggaaataaattaatttgatgattacaacTTTAAAATTATAATCTCGAAATAATTTTGTACATTAACTAAATACTCCTCATCATAcctcaaaaattataatttaaattttataaagaaaaagagtcatAAGTTAagatacataaattaatttttaataaaattcatGAAGTGCAACACAAAAATTGCtaggaatgaaaaatatttcagaaaaaaaaaagaagaaaaaacaagggAAGCATGTGCACAACAGCACcgtgataataaaaaaaattaatttttttttaaattaatgatattaagtacattaataaaaaatgatggaaaaaaaaattgaaatggaaaagaagagaaaaattggaTACTAAGGTGGCATGCTACGTGGCATCCACCTCATCAAAAATATGTTTGACAATTTTACTAACAGCCGGGGTATATTTAATCTTATAATTTGACGGACAAACATAACTAATTAATCAAAGTACAGAAATATTTTTGATCCTTTACTTTGTTCAAAATTTAATGCTTacacatttttctttttagtcaatttaaaaaatatgtcgACAGAGATACTATTCTAAATGTATACTccctttgttttcaaaatttaatgAGTATACATTGTTTTTAGTCgagcaaaaaagtaaatagatGAGATAATATTGTAAATGCATACTTTTTTgtctcaaatactccctccgttccaaattttctaatttgatatcttattttacttatttttattcattaatcaagacaagataatttttttttcatgtttaaccctttgtattaattactttttcttcaaattaaattgtaaatatcatttaataggagtaCTATAGTAAATTAagcatattattaattattttttttaattaatgtgt encodes the following:
- the LOC107864343 gene encoding selenium-binding protein 1, which translates into the protein MATDMEVGVNGCCKKGPGYASPLAAMSGPKESLIYVTCIYAGTGRGKPDYLATVDVDPNSPSYSKVIHRLPMPYEGDELHHSGWNSCSSCYEDPSAARRYLVLPSLISGRIYAVDTQKDPRAPSLYKVVQPDDVIQKTGLAFPHTAHCLASGEIMVSCLGDKDGNAEGNGFLLLDSDFNVKGRWEKPGHSPFFGYDFWYQPRHNTMISSTWGAPSAFTKGFNLEHVTNGLYGQHLHVYTWPGGEIKQTLDLGNTGLLPLEVRFLHNPAEAIGYVGCALTSNMVRFFKNPDGSWGHEVAISVKPVKVQNWILPEMPGLITDFLISLDDRFLYLANWLHGDIRQYNIEDPANPKLTGQVFVGGVFQKGNAVLAEAEDGSTYQVDVPEIQGHQLRGGPQMIQLSLDGKRLYATNSLFSTWDRQFYPELIEKGGHMLQIDVDTEKGGLAVNPNFFVDFGAEPDGPSLAHEMRYPGGDCTSDIWI